One segment of Streptomyces sp. TG1A-8 DNA contains the following:
- a CDS encoding DUF6213 family protein codes for MNREVTLPLIVDDRGTLQVAAADVSKLLRTVGGRWLHLVEAGEHGLDEDTVAALTIELAKLADRIDVACIAHSSGAP; via the coding sequence GTGAACCGCGAAGTGACCCTGCCTCTGATCGTCGACGACCGCGGTACCCTGCAGGTGGCCGCGGCCGACGTGAGCAAGCTGCTGCGGACCGTGGGGGGACGGTGGCTGCATCTGGTGGAGGCCGGGGAGCACGGGCTCGACGAGGACACGGTCGCCGCCCTGACCATCGAGCTGGCGAAACTCGCGGACCGCATCGACGTGGCCTGCATCGCGCACAGCAGCGGAGCGCCCTAG
- a CDS encoding type III polyketide synthase, whose amino-acid sequence MATLCRPSVSVPEHVITMEETLELARSRHADHPQLPLALRLIQNTGVRTRHIVQPIEETLKHPGFEQRNRLYEAEAKARVPAVIQRALDDAELMTDDIDVIIYVSCTGFMMPSLTAWLINEMDFPSTTRQLPIAQLGCAAGGAAINRAHDFCTAYPDANALIVACEFCSLCYQPTDLGIGSLLSNGLFGDGVAAAVVRGRGGTGVRLERNGSYLIPKTEEWIAYDVRETGFHFLLDKRVPTTMEPLAPALQELAGNHGWNASDLDFYIIHAGGPRILDDLSTFLEVDPHAFRFSRATLTEYGNIASAVVLDALRRLFDEGGAEERARGLLAGFGPGITAEMTVGRWAGTNGTAR is encoded by the coding sequence ATGGCGACTTTGTGCAGACCCTCGGTGTCCGTACCCGAGCACGTGATCACGATGGAGGAGACGCTGGAGCTGGCACGGTCCCGTCACGCGGACCACCCGCAGCTCCCGCTGGCCCTGCGTCTGATCCAGAACACGGGCGTACGCACCCGGCACATCGTGCAGCCCATCGAGGAGACCCTGAAGCACCCGGGCTTCGAGCAGCGCAACAGGCTGTACGAGGCGGAGGCCAAGGCCCGCGTGCCCGCGGTCATCCAGCGGGCACTGGACGACGCCGAGCTCATGACGGATGACATCGATGTCATCATCTACGTGTCGTGCACCGGCTTCATGATGCCCTCGCTGACCGCGTGGCTGATCAACGAGATGGACTTCCCGAGCACCACCCGGCAGCTGCCCATCGCCCAGCTGGGCTGTGCGGCGGGCGGTGCGGCGATCAACCGGGCGCACGACTTCTGCACGGCCTACCCGGACGCCAACGCGCTCATCGTGGCCTGCGAGTTCTGCTCGCTGTGCTACCAGCCCACAGACCTCGGCATCGGCTCGCTGCTGTCCAACGGCCTGTTCGGCGACGGCGTCGCCGCGGCCGTGGTGCGCGGCCGCGGCGGCACGGGCGTGCGCCTGGAGCGCAACGGGTCGTACCTGATCCCCAAGACCGAGGAGTGGATCGCGTACGACGTCCGGGAGACCGGCTTCCACTTCCTGCTGGACAAGCGGGTGCCGACCACCATGGAGCCGCTGGCCCCGGCGCTGCAGGAGCTCGCGGGCAACCACGGCTGGAACGCCTCCGACCTGGACTTCTACATCATCCACGCGGGCGGTCCCCGCATACTCGACGACCTCAGCACGTTCCTGGAGGTCGACCCGCACGCGTTCCGCTTCAGCCGGGCCACGCTCACCGAGTACGGCAACATCGCCAGCGCCGTCGTCCTGGACGCGCTGCGCCGGCTGTTCGACGAGGGCGGCGCCGAGGAACGGGCGCGCGGGCTGCTGGCCGGGTTCGGTCCCGGCATCACCGCCGAGATGACCGTGGGCCGCTGGGCCGGGACGAACGGGACCGCGCGATGA
- a CDS encoding cupin domain-containing protein codes for MTATEGLLVPPGHGRVVQAPAQRVTFKVTGTHSRTASTFEVEVPPGFDVGAHVHTRSEELFYVLEGELDVLAFEPRVRTPDNWRGWESASGSRVVRATPGTVIVVPPGCPHAFANPTDTPAKMFFQASPPPDHERYFEELLEILGTGGSPDHAAIEDLRKRYDIEQLTPLRHG; via the coding sequence GTGACGGCGACCGAGGGACTGCTCGTGCCACCGGGCCACGGCCGCGTGGTGCAGGCACCCGCCCAGCGCGTGACGTTCAAGGTCACCGGCACGCACTCGCGGACGGCCTCCACCTTCGAGGTGGAGGTACCGCCGGGCTTCGACGTCGGCGCCCACGTGCACACGCGCAGCGAGGAGCTGTTCTACGTGCTCGAGGGCGAGCTGGACGTCCTCGCCTTCGAGCCCCGCGTCCGCACCCCCGACAACTGGCGGGGCTGGGAGTCGGCCTCGGGCAGCCGGGTGGTCCGCGCGACACCGGGCACGGTGATCGTCGTGCCCCCCGGCTGTCCCCACGCCTTCGCCAACCCGACGGACACCCCGGCGAAGATGTTCTTCCAGGCCTCCCCGCCCCCGGACCACGAGCGCTACTTCGAGGAGCTGCTGGAGATCCTGGGCACGGGCGGTTCCCCGGACCACGCGGCGATCGAGGACCTGCGCAAGCGCTACGACATCGAACAGCTCACCCCGCTGCGGCACGGCTGA
- a CDS encoding acyl-CoA dehydrogenase family protein translates to MAEFTMELNDEQKEVRDWLHGFAADVIRPAAAEWDEREETPWPVIQEAAKVGIYSLDFYAQQYFDPTGLGIPTAMEELFWGDAGIALSIVGTGLAAVGVLANGTEEQIGTWIPQMYGDQNDVKVAAFCSSEPDAGSDVASMRTRAVYDEAKDEWVINGTKTWATNGGIANVHVVVAVVDPELGSKGHASFIVPPGTPGLAQGQKFKKHGIRASHTAEVILDGVRVPGSCLLGGKERLDERLARARERARTGGERVKNAAMATFEASRPAVGAMAVGTARAAYEVALDYARTREQFGRPIIDNQGVAFQLADMRTQIDAARLLVWRASWMAVNGKPFTAAEGSMSKLYASETAKKVTAQAIQILGGNGYTREYPVERMHRDAAIYTIFEGTSEIQRLVIARTLSGMPIR, encoded by the coding sequence ATGGCCGAGTTCACCATGGAGCTCAACGACGAACAGAAGGAGGTCCGGGACTGGTTGCACGGCTTCGCCGCCGACGTCATCCGTCCCGCGGCCGCCGAGTGGGACGAGCGTGAGGAGACTCCCTGGCCGGTCATCCAGGAGGCCGCGAAGGTCGGCATCTACTCCCTCGACTTCTACGCGCAACAGTACTTCGACCCCACCGGCCTCGGTATCCCGACGGCCATGGAGGAGCTGTTCTGGGGCGACGCGGGCATCGCCCTCTCCATTGTGGGCACAGGCCTGGCCGCCGTGGGCGTCCTCGCCAACGGAACCGAGGAGCAGATCGGTACCTGGATCCCCCAGATGTACGGCGACCAGAACGACGTCAAGGTCGCCGCCTTCTGCTCCTCCGAGCCCGACGCCGGCTCCGACGTCGCCTCCATGCGCACCCGTGCCGTGTACGACGAGGCCAAGGACGAGTGGGTGATCAACGGCACCAAGACCTGGGCGACCAACGGCGGCATCGCCAACGTCCACGTCGTCGTCGCCGTGGTCGACCCCGAGCTGGGCTCCAAGGGCCACGCCTCCTTCATCGTCCCGCCCGGCACGCCGGGTCTCGCCCAGGGCCAGAAGTTCAAGAAGCACGGCATCCGGGCCTCGCACACCGCCGAGGTCATCCTGGACGGCGTCCGCGTGCCGGGCTCCTGCCTGCTCGGCGGCAAGGAGAGGCTCGACGAGCGCCTCGCCCGGGCCCGGGAGCGGGCCAGGACGGGCGGGGAGCGGGTGAAGAACGCGGCGATGGCCACGTTCGAGGCCTCGCGGCCGGCCGTGGGCGCGATGGCGGTGGGCACCGCCCGGGCCGCGTACGAGGTCGCCCTCGACTACGCCCGGACCCGTGAGCAGTTCGGCCGGCCGATCATCGACAACCAGGGCGTCGCCTTCCAGCTCGCGGACATGCGCACGCAGATCGACGCCGCCCGGCTCCTGGTCTGGCGCGCCTCCTGGATGGCGGTCAACGGCAAGCCCTTCACCGCGGCCGAGGGCTCGATGTCCAAGCTGTACGCCAGCGAGACCGCGAAGAAGGTCACCGCGCAGGCCATCCAGATCCTGGGCGGCAACGGCTACACCCGCGAGTACCCGGTGGAGCGCATGCACCGCGACGCGGCGATCTACACGATCTTCGAGGGCACGAGCGAGATCCAGCGCCTGGTGATCGCCCGCACCCTGTCGGGGATGCCGATCCGCTGA
- a CDS encoding TetR family transcriptional regulator, with translation MDTRQRTDQQRSADRRRRELLEAADRVVLRDGPQASMNAIAAEAGITKPILYRHFGDKGGLYAALAKRHTDALLDSLRAALDAPAGRRERVESTLDTYLTAIEARPQVYRFLMHPAEGSPGDQGFDVGKHSAPLLRRMGEELAQVIEERLDLGPGTQQLARVWGHGIVGMMHAAGDWWLGERPCSRAELVRSLADLLWGRLAAAGDRVGGPGF, from the coding sequence ATGGACACCAGGCAGCGGACCGATCAGCAACGCTCCGCCGACCGCCGACGGCGGGAGTTGCTGGAGGCCGCCGACCGGGTGGTGCTGCGCGACGGCCCGCAGGCGTCGATGAACGCGATCGCCGCCGAGGCCGGCATCACCAAGCCGATCCTCTACCGGCACTTCGGGGACAAGGGCGGGCTTTACGCAGCCTTGGCCAAGCGGCACACGGACGCGCTGCTGGACTCGCTGCGGGCCGCGCTGGACGCTCCGGCGGGGCGGCGGGAGCGGGTGGAGTCCACGCTGGACACCTACCTCACGGCCATCGAGGCACGGCCGCAGGTGTACCGGTTCCTCATGCACCCCGCGGAGGGCTCCCCGGGCGACCAGGGGTTCGACGTCGGCAAGCACAGCGCCCCGCTGCTGCGGCGCATGGGCGAGGAGCTGGCCCAGGTCATCGAGGAGCGGCTGGACCTCGGGCCGGGCACGCAGCAGCTCGCCCGGGTGTGGGGTCACGGGATCGTCGGCATGATGCACGCCGCGGGCGACTGGTGGCTCGGCGAGCGCCCCTGTTCCCGCGCCGAGTTGGTGCGGTCGCTCGCCGACCTGCTGTGGGGGCGGCTCGCCGCCGCGGGCGACCGGGTGGGGGGCCCGGGGTTCTGA
- a CDS encoding NADP-dependent succinic semialdehyde dehydrogenase, which produces MPIATVNPANGETLKTYQAMGEEELERRLQLAEATFRTYRTSAFAERARLMHRAADLLEEDRAEIGRIMTTEMGKPVRQARAEAAKCAKAMRWYADRAESLLADEEPAESDVRDSGASRVRVRCRPLGPVLAVMPWNFPLWQVVRFAAPALMAGNVGLLKHASGVPQTALYLEDLFHRAGFPEGCFQTLLIGSGAIDDLLRDERVKAATLTGSEPAGRAVASTAGEMVKKTVLELGGSDPYVVMPSADLDRAAGVAVTARVQNNGQSCIAAKRFVVHTDVYDAFAEKFVAGMRALKVGDPLEEETEVGPLASEQGRADLEELVDDARRSGARVLCGGERPDGPGWYYPPTVLAGITREMRIHREEAFGPVAALYRAGDLDEAVLIANDSPFGLSSNVWTRDEAEVERFARDLEAGAVYVNGMTASHPAFPFGGVKRSGYGRELSGHGIREFCNITTVWQGA; this is translated from the coding sequence ATGCCCATCGCGACGGTGAACCCGGCCAACGGCGAGACGCTCAAGACGTACCAGGCCATGGGGGAGGAGGAGCTGGAACGGCGTCTCCAGCTCGCCGAGGCCACCTTCCGCACCTACCGGACGTCCGCGTTCGCCGAACGCGCCCGCCTGATGCACCGGGCCGCCGACCTGCTGGAGGAGGACCGGGCCGAGATCGGCCGGATCATGACCACCGAGATGGGCAAGCCCGTCCGGCAGGCCCGCGCGGAGGCGGCGAAGTGCGCAAAGGCGATGCGCTGGTACGCCGACCGCGCCGAGTCGCTGCTGGCCGACGAGGAGCCGGCCGAGTCGGACGTGCGGGACTCCGGCGCCTCGCGGGTACGGGTCCGCTGCCGGCCGCTCGGTCCCGTGCTCGCGGTGATGCCGTGGAACTTCCCCCTCTGGCAGGTGGTCCGGTTCGCCGCGCCCGCGCTGATGGCGGGGAACGTGGGCCTGCTCAAGCACGCCTCCGGCGTCCCGCAGACGGCCCTGTACCTGGAGGACCTGTTCCACCGGGCGGGTTTCCCGGAGGGCTGTTTCCAGACGCTGCTGATCGGTTCCGGCGCGATCGACGACCTGCTGCGCGACGAGCGGGTGAAGGCCGCGACCCTGACGGGCAGCGAGCCCGCCGGGCGGGCGGTCGCCTCCACCGCCGGGGAGATGGTCAAGAAGACGGTGCTGGAACTGGGCGGCAGCGACCCGTACGTCGTGATGCCGTCCGCCGACCTCGACCGGGCGGCCGGGGTCGCCGTGACCGCACGGGTGCAGAACAACGGGCAGTCGTGCATCGCCGCCAAACGGTTCGTCGTGCACACCGACGTCTACGACGCCTTCGCCGAGAAGTTCGTCGCGGGCATGAGGGCGCTGAAGGTGGGGGACCCCCTGGAGGAGGAGACCGAGGTCGGGCCGCTCGCCAGCGAGCAGGGGCGGGCCGACCTCGAGGAGTTGGTGGACGACGCCAGGCGCAGCGGGGCCCGGGTGCTGTGCGGGGGCGAGCGGCCGGACGGGCCGGGCTGGTACTACCCGCCGACGGTCCTCGCGGGGATCACCCGGGAGATGCGCATCCACCGCGAGGAGGCGTTCGGTCCGGTCGCCGCGCTGTACCGGGCCGGTGACCTGGACGAGGCCGTGCTCATCGCCAACGACTCGCCGTTCGGCCTGAGTTCGAACGTCTGGACCCGGGACGAGGCCGAGGTGGAGCGGTTCGCGCGGGACTTGGAGGCCGGCGCCGTGTACGTCAACGGGATGACCGCCTCCCATCCGGCGTTCCCGTTCGGCGGGGTGAAGCGGTCGGGGTACGGGCGTGAGCTGTCCGGGCACGGAATCCGCGAGTTCTGCAACATCACCACGGTTTGGCAGGGTGCGTGA
- a CDS encoding cytochrome P450 produces MTGDTTPTGPLPPVRHWPATDLDGTDFDPVLSELMREGPVNRIRLPNGEGWAWLVTRYDDVRAVVNDPRFSREAVLGRQVTRLAPHFIPDRGAVGFLDPPDHTRLRRSVAAAFTSKGVERVRGRARGILDGLVDELLRQGPPADLTGAVLGPFPIAVICELMGVPAADRHAMHTWTQLILSSAHGKEVSEGAKREMSAYFGDLIGLREDATGEDVASLLGAAVGRDEVTLEEAVGLAVLLQIGGEAVTNNSGQMFHLLLSRPELAERLRSEPEIRPGAIDELLRYIPHRNAVGLSRIALEDVEVRGVRIRAGDPVYVSYLAANRDPGVFPDPETVDFARSPNPHVAFGFGPHYCPGGMLARLESELLVDVLLDRVPGLKLAVPPERVPFRKGALIRGPEALPVTW; encoded by the coding sequence ATGACCGGGGACACGACGCCCACCGGCCCCCTGCCCCCGGTGCGGCACTGGCCGGCGACCGACCTGGACGGGACGGACTTCGACCCGGTGCTGTCCGAGCTCATGCGCGAGGGCCCGGTCAACCGCATCCGGCTGCCCAACGGCGAGGGCTGGGCCTGGCTCGTCACCCGGTACGACGACGTGCGCGCGGTCGTCAACGACCCGCGCTTCAGCCGGGAGGCGGTGCTGGGCCGGCAGGTCACCCGGCTCGCCCCGCACTTCATCCCGGACCGGGGCGCGGTCGGCTTCCTGGACCCGCCCGACCACACCCGGCTGCGCCGCTCGGTCGCCGCCGCCTTCACCTCCAAGGGCGTGGAGCGCGTCCGCGGCAGGGCACGCGGCATCCTGGACGGGCTGGTCGACGAGCTCCTCCGCCAGGGGCCGCCCGCCGACCTCACCGGCGCGGTGCTCGGCCCCTTCCCCATCGCGGTGATCTGCGAACTGATGGGCGTGCCGGCCGCCGACCGGCACGCCATGCACACCTGGACCCAGCTGATCCTGTCGTCCGCGCACGGCAAGGAGGTCAGCGAGGGGGCCAAGCGCGAGATGAGCGCCTACTTCGGCGACCTCATCGGGCTGCGCGAGGACGCCACGGGCGAGGACGTCGCCTCGCTGCTGGGCGCCGCCGTCGGCCGTGACGAGGTCACCCTGGAGGAGGCCGTCGGCCTCGCGGTGCTGCTCCAGATCGGCGGTGAGGCGGTCACCAACAACAGCGGCCAGATGTTCCACCTGCTGCTGTCCCGGCCCGAGCTGGCCGAACGGCTGCGCTCGGAACCGGAGATCCGCCCGGGGGCCATCGACGAGCTGCTGCGCTACATCCCGCACCGCAACGCCGTCGGGCTGTCCCGGATCGCGCTGGAGGACGTGGAGGTCCGGGGGGTGCGCATCCGCGCCGGCGACCCTGTCTACGTCTCCTACCTGGCCGCCAACCGCGACCCGGGCGTCTTCCCCGACCCGGAGACCGTCGACTTCGCCCGCAGTCCCAACCCGCACGTGGCGTTCGGCTTCGGCCCGCACTACTGCCCCGGCGGCATGCTGGCCCGGCTGGAGTCGGAACTGCTGGTGGACGTCCTGCTGGACCGGGTGCCGGGCCTGAAGCTCGCGGTGCCGCCGGAGCGGGTGCCCTTCAGGAAGGGCGCGCTGATCCGCGGTCCCGAGGCCCTTCCGGTGACCTGGTGA